Proteins encoded within one genomic window of Gigantopelta aegis isolate Gae_Host chromosome 2, Gae_host_genome, whole genome shotgun sequence:
- the LOC121384901 gene encoding ubiquitin-conjugating enzyme E2 R2-like, translating to MATGSAVKALQLELKKISEEPVEGFRVKLINDDNLFEWEVAIFGPPGTLYEGGYFKAHMKFPQDYPYSPPSVRFISKMWHPNVYENGDVCISILHPPVDDPQSGELPSERWNPTQTVRTVLLSIISLLNEPNTFSPANVDASVMFRKWRESKGKDKEYETIIRKQVTSTRGEAIKDGVTVPMTLQEYCVSSKPAQDNQVDVDFYDDDYVDDLEEEEEMYEDDDEDSGNEES from the exons ATGGCTACAGGCAGTGCCGTGAAGGCCTTGCAGCTAGAACTGAAGAAAATCTCCGAAGAACCAGTGGAAGGGTTTCGAGTAAAATTGATCAATGATGACAATCTTTTCGAGTGGGAAGTGGCAATTTTTGGACCACCTGGCACTCTTTACGAGGGTGGATATTTCAAG gCTCATATGAAGTTTCCACAGGATTATCCATACTCACCACCAAGTGTCCGCTTTATCTCCAAGATGTGGCATCCCAATGTCTACGAG aatggAGATGTATGTATATCGATTCTTCACCCTCCAGTAGACGACCCCCAGAGCGGGGAGTTGCCGTCAGAGAGGTGGAACCCTACACAGACTGTCAG AACGGTACTTTTAAGTATAATATCTTTACTGAATGAGCCAAATACCTTCTCACCTGCCAATGTTGATGCTTCTGTGATGTTCCGCAAATGGAGAGAATCAAAAGGAAAGGACAAAGAATATGAAACTATTATTAG AAAGCAAGTGACGTCCACACGTGGGGAGGCCATCAAGGATGGGGTGACTGTTCCAATGACATTACAGGAGTACTGTGTGAGTTCAAAGCCCGCGCAGGACAACCAAGTGGATGTGGACTTCTACGATGATGACTACGTCGACGATCTCGAGGAGGAGGAAGAGATGTACGAGGATGATGACGAAGATTCCGGCAACGAGGAATCCTGA